The following proteins are co-located in the Labrys monachus genome:
- the ltrA gene encoding group II intron reverse transcriptase/maturase, whose amino-acid sequence MRLATPERIRILQRKLYCKAKAEPAFRFYALYDKIYREDILHHAWLRARENGGASGVDGMSFAQIEAGGVENWLAALGKDLASKTYRPQAVRRVIIPKPGGGERPLGIPTIRDRVVQTAAKLVLEPIFEADLERTAYGYRPQRGAAEAIRQVHQHLLGGYTDVVDADLSKYFDTIPHPELMKSVSRRTCDRHVLHLIRMWLKVPVEEQGEDGTRRRVGGKRNRLGTPQGGVVSPLLANLYMNRFLKHWRLAACGEAFRAHVVNYADDFVILSRGHAAEALAWTKAVMTRLGLTINEAKTSVKEARTERFDFLGYTFGPHRHSKDGRLYLGASPSARSLQRLKGKVSDLLVPGNKGSWPDVRDRLNSLLAGWSAYFGYGSLSLTYQAADHHVVDRVRHFLAKRHKEQNSGTSAFSRSTIFAELGVRQLRRVHPVSRRGPYNEATRKAGCGKSARPV is encoded by the coding sequence ATGCGTCTAGCAACGCCCGAACGGATCCGGATTCTTCAAAGAAAGCTGTATTGCAAGGCGAAGGCGGAGCCTGCCTTCCGCTTCTATGCACTGTACGACAAGATCTACCGTGAAGACATCCTGCACCATGCCTGGTTGCGTGCCCGTGAGAATGGGGGTGCATCGGGTGTTGACGGGATGAGCTTTGCGCAGATCGAGGCGGGCGGTGTCGAGAACTGGCTGGCGGCATTGGGTAAGGACCTCGCTTCGAAGACGTATCGGCCGCAGGCTGTACGGCGGGTGATCATCCCCAAGCCGGGAGGCGGTGAACGCCCGCTCGGCATCCCGACGATACGGGACCGGGTTGTTCAGACCGCCGCCAAGCTTGTGCTCGAGCCGATCTTCGAAGCGGACCTGGAAAGGACTGCTTACGGCTATCGTCCCCAGCGGGGCGCCGCCGAGGCGATCCGGCAGGTGCACCAGCACTTGCTTGGAGGGTATACGGATGTGGTGGATGCGGATTTGTCGAAGTACTTCGATACGATCCCGCACCCTGAACTGATGAAGTCGGTATCTCGTCGTACCTGTGACCGGCATGTGCTGCATCTGATCCGGATGTGGCTCAAAGTGCCGGTCGAGGAACAAGGCGAGGATGGAACCCGGCGCAGGGTGGGTGGCAAGCGCAACCGGCTCGGCACGCCGCAGGGTGGTGTCGTCAGCCCGTTGCTGGCCAACCTCTACATGAACCGGTTCCTGAAGCACTGGCGTCTTGCTGCTTGCGGCGAGGCGTTCAGGGCGCATGTCGTCAACTACGCCGACGACTTCGTCATTCTCAGCCGCGGCCACGCGGCAGAGGCGCTGGCGTGGACGAAGGCGGTGATGACAAGGCTCGGGCTGACGATCAACGAGGCGAAAACCTCGGTGAAGGAAGCTCGAACCGAGCGCTTCGACTTCCTCGGCTACACGTTCGGTCCGCATCGTCATAGCAAGGATGGCCGCCTTTATCTCGGCGCCAGTCCGTCCGCCAGGAGCCTGCAACGGTTGAAAGGCAAGGTGAGCGATCTGCTGGTGCCCGGCAACAAGGGATCATGGCCCGACGTGCGGGATCGACTGAACAGCCTTCTGGCTGGCTGGTCGGCCTACTTCGGCTATGGCTCGCTGTCGCTGACGTATCAGGCGGCCGATCATCATGTCGTTGACCGCGTGAGGCACTTCCTCGCCAAACGACACAAGGAGCAAAACAGCGGCACATCAGCGTTCTCGCGAAGCACCATCTTCGCCGAACTCGGTGTGCGCCAGCTCAGACGCGTGCATCCTGTGTCCCGTCGTGGGCCTTACAATGAAGCCACCCGGAAAGCCGGATGCGGGAAATCCGCACGTCCGGTTTGA
- the ltrA gene encoding group II intron reverse transcriptase/maturase, with product MSLATPDKIRNLQRKLYCKAKAEPAFRFYLLHDKICRADILAHAWACARHNGGAPGVDGVHFEDIERSGVEKWLAALREDLASKRYRPEPVRRVMIPKPGGGERPLGIPTIRDRVAQTAAKLVLEPIFEADLEDNAYGYRPKRSALDAITQTHRLIRQGYTDVVDADLSKYFDTIPHAELLKSVARRIVDRHVLHLIKMWLRAPVEERDGGGIRRMSGGKSNKRGTPQGGVVSPLLANLYMNRFLKYWRRQGCSRAFRAHLVNYADDFVILSRGHAPEALAWTRAVMIRLGLSINEAKTSVKDAGADSFDFLGYTFGPKFRKRDGQRYSGASPSRKSVKRIKTKIGDLLVPGNKGAWPDVRDRLNGLLTGWSAYFGYGTRAAAYRAIDRHICDRVRRFLAKRHKEGGRGTRPFPWREIFGTLGVKQLTTTPKATAVSLQ from the coding sequence ATGAGCCTGGCAACACCGGATAAGATCAGGAACCTTCAGAGGAAGCTGTATTGCAAGGCGAAGGCGGAGCCTGCCTTCCGCTTCTATCTGCTCCACGACAAGATTTGTCGCGCGGACATTCTGGCTCATGCGTGGGCGTGTGCCCGTCACAATGGCGGGGCTCCGGGCGTGGATGGAGTGCACTTCGAGGACATTGAGCGGTCGGGGGTGGAGAAATGGCTGGCAGCCTTGCGGGAGGACCTTGCCTCGAAGAGGTATCGGCCCGAGCCGGTGCGGCGGGTGATGATCCCCAAGCCCGGTGGCGGGGAGAGGCCCTTGGGTATTCCCACGATCCGGGACCGGGTGGCCCAGACTGCTGCCAAGCTGGTGCTGGAACCGATCTTTGAGGCAGATCTGGAAGACAATGCCTATGGCTATAGGCCCAAACGAAGCGCGCTCGATGCCATCACGCAGACCCATCGGCTGATCCGACAGGGGTATACGGATGTCGTCGACGCCGATCTGTCGAAATACTTCGACACGATCCCGCATGCGGAGCTCCTCAAATCGGTGGCTCGCCGTATCGTTGACCGGCATGTTCTGCATCTGATCAAGATGTGGCTTCGTGCTCCGGTCGAGGAGCGGGATGGTGGTGGTATCCGGCGCATGAGTGGCGGCAAGAGCAACAAGCGAGGCACGCCGCAAGGCGGCGTTGTCAGCCCGTTGCTTGCCAACCTCTATATGAACCGGTTCCTGAAGTATTGGCGGAGGCAAGGATGCAGTCGGGCGTTCCGTGCGCATCTGGTCAACTATGCCGATGACTTCGTCATCCTCAGCCGCGGGCATGCGCCTGAGGCTCTCGCGTGGACGAGGGCAGTGATGATCAGGCTTGGGCTGAGCATCAACGAGGCGAAAACCTCGGTGAAGGATGCCGGCGCGGACAGCTTCGACTTCCTCGGCTACACGTTTGGTCCGAAGTTCCGGAAACGGGATGGCCAGAGGTATTCGGGCGCAAGTCCCTCCAGAAAGAGCGTGAAACGGATCAAGACCAAGATCGGTGACCTTCTGGTGCCAGGCAACAAGGGAGCATGGCCAGACGTGCGCGACAGGCTGAACGGTCTTCTGACTGGCTGGTCGGCGTATTTTGGCTATGGCACCCGGGCTGCGGCCTATCGGGCCATCGATCGGCACATCTGTGATCGCGTCAGACGCTTCCTCGCCAAGCGGCACAAGGAAGGTGGACGAGGAACGCGGCCCTTCCCCTGGAGAGAAATCTTCGGGACACTCGGGGTCAAGCAACTCACCACGACGCCGAAGGCAACCGCCGTGAGCCTGCAATGA
- a CDS encoding DUF1801 domain-containing protein, translated as MKKSAAPDGESPSRLIDARIADLGDWRGRMLSHVRALIRQADPDVVEEWKWRGVPVWSHHGLICTGETYKGVVKLTFAKGASLEDPSGLFNASLEGNARRAIDLHEGDDIDEAAFKALIRAAVTLNGSSARKAK; from the coding sequence ATGAAGAAGAGCGCAGCGCCGGACGGCGAATCCCCTTCCCGGCTGATCGATGCGAGGATCGCGGACCTGGGCGACTGGAGGGGCCGCATGCTTTCCCATGTCCGCGCCCTCATCAGGCAGGCCGACCCCGACGTGGTCGAGGAGTGGAAATGGCGAGGCGTTCCCGTGTGGTCTCACCATGGGCTGATCTGCACCGGCGAGACCTATAAGGGCGTGGTGAAGCTGACCTTCGCCAAGGGCGCCTCGCTCGAAGATCCCTCAGGCCTGTTCAATGCCAGCCTCGAGGGCAATGCCCGGCGCGCCATCGATCTCCACGAGGGTGACGACATCGATGAGGCCGCCTTTAAGGCGCTCATTCGCGCCGCGGTCACCCTGAACGGCTCGTCGGCCCGAAAGGCGAAATGA
- a CDS encoding GNAT family N-acetyltransferase: MTVTGHRYSEGCCEVKRLYVLPQARGLGLGRALVEAVIAQALRIGYRDMHLDTLPTMTGAIALYTAAGFAPIPPYYDTPVDGTIFLGRRLGEAAQG, from the coding sequence ATAACGGTGACAGGTCACCGTTATTCCGAAGGCTGCTGCGAGGTGAAACGGCTCTATGTCCTCCCGCAGGCGCGCGGCCTCGGCCTCGGCAGGGCGCTCGTCGAGGCCGTCATCGCGCAGGCGCTGCGCATCGGCTATCGCGACATGCACCTGGACACGCTGCCGACGATGACCGGCGCGATCGCGCTCTATACGGCGGCAGGCTTCGCACCGATCCCGCCCTATTACGACACGCCCGTGGACGGCACGATCTTCCTCGGACGCCGGCTCGGGGAAGCTGCGCAGGGGTAG